From Streptomyces sp. NBC_00775, one genomic window encodes:
- a CDS encoding FMN reductase encodes MKIVVVSAGLSVPSSTRLLGDRLAAATVRRAGADADVEVDVEVVELRDLAVEIAHNFTNGFPGRELAAAIDAVTSADGLIVVTPVFSASYSGLFKSFFDVMSGGDKDVLAGKPVLIAATGGSGRHSLVLEHALRPLFAYLRAVVVPTGVYAASEDWGAEGLAERIERAAGELAGLMVGLTAGPRGSGAVSVTGAGGRFEVIPFAQQLAALRP; translated from the coding sequence ATGAAGATCGTCGTCGTTTCTGCGGGGTTGAGTGTTCCGTCGTCCACGCGGTTGCTGGGGGACCGGCTGGCGGCCGCGACGGTTCGTCGTGCGGGCGCCGATGCCGATGTCGAGGTCGATGTCGAGGTCGTCGAGCTGCGTGATCTGGCCGTCGAGATCGCTCACAACTTCACGAACGGGTTCCCCGGGCGGGAGCTGGCCGCCGCGATCGACGCGGTGACGTCCGCGGACGGGCTGATCGTCGTCACGCCGGTGTTCTCCGCCTCCTACAGCGGGCTGTTCAAGTCCTTCTTCGACGTGATGTCCGGTGGGGACAAGGATGTGCTGGCCGGGAAGCCGGTGCTGATCGCGGCGACCGGTGGTTCGGGTCGGCACTCGCTGGTCCTTGAGCATGCGCTGCGGCCGTTGTTCGCGTATCTGCGGGCTGTGGTCGTGCCGACCGGGGTGTATGCGGCTTCGGAGGACTGGGGGGCCGAGGGGCTGGCGGAGCGGATTGAGAGGGCGGCGGGGGAGTTGGCCGGGTTGATGGTGGGGCTGACGGCGGGGCCGCGGGGGAGTGGGGCGGTGTCGGTGACCGGGGCGGGGGGCCGTTTCGAGGTGATCCCCTTCGCGCAGCAGCTTGCGGCGCTACGGCCGTAG
- a CDS encoding HAMP domain-containing sensor histidine kinase, producing MSSLRATFTVSFAAVAAAVTVLVGFLSYDAAARLVRVDQQTVFAEVVQDLRDQVREHPLQPGDFASSDPDHDGPLDDIIRPSRTDVQVLGPGGAIVDRGNPQLPVGSHDRAIADDGTAGKMEEHKEVDVGGDRYRVATVALGGGRGAVQVAQQFSDTEDLLRELQQRTVLLVGAVVIAAGLFGWWLARRITRRLVRLAGAAEDVARTGRLGIQVPVTGYDEVARLGRSFDRMLGRLAQSEEDQRRLVQDAGHELRTPLTSLRTNISMLRRIDELPPAAREELVADLALESRELTDLVNELVALAAGQSDTEPVRRLDLADLAEDVAVVARRRTGRDITVRVSGDTEVDGRPTALQRAISNLVENAAKFDRDGRAPIEIAVTGMGGRGVGLGSGLGSGSGGGRGGAFDSGGDVPAVGRPGPVRVEVLDRGPGIADGDLVRIFDRFYRAADARSLPGSGLGLSIVREVATGHGGTPFAFRRDEGGTVIGFTVDGDGPADEG from the coding sequence GTGTCCTCTCTGCGGGCCACCTTCACCGTGTCCTTCGCGGCCGTCGCCGCCGCCGTCACGGTCCTCGTCGGGTTCCTGAGTTACGACGCCGCCGCCCGGCTGGTGCGCGTGGACCAGCAGACCGTCTTCGCCGAGGTCGTGCAGGACCTGCGTGACCAGGTGCGCGAGCATCCGCTGCAGCCGGGCGACTTCGCGTCGTCCGACCCCGACCACGACGGGCCGCTCGACGACATCATCCGGCCCAGCCGTACGGACGTTCAGGTGCTCGGGCCCGGCGGCGCGATCGTGGACCGCGGCAACCCGCAACTGCCCGTGGGCAGCCACGACCGGGCGATCGCGGACGACGGCACGGCGGGAAAGATGGAGGAGCACAAGGAGGTCGACGTCGGCGGCGACCGCTACCGGGTGGCGACCGTCGCGCTCGGCGGCGGGCGGGGCGCGGTGCAGGTGGCGCAGCAGTTCAGCGACACGGAGGATCTGCTGCGGGAGCTGCAGCAGCGGACCGTGCTGCTCGTCGGGGCGGTCGTGATCGCGGCGGGGCTGTTCGGGTGGTGGCTGGCCCGGCGGATCACCCGGCGTCTGGTGCGGCTCGCGGGGGCCGCCGAGGACGTCGCGCGCACCGGGCGGCTCGGTATCCAGGTGCCGGTCACCGGGTACGACGAGGTGGCGCGGCTCGGCCGTTCCTTCGACCGGATGCTGGGCCGGCTCGCCCAGTCCGAGGAGGACCAGCGGCGGCTGGTCCAGGACGCGGGGCATGAACTTCGTACGCCGCTGACCTCGCTGCGTACGAACATCTCCATGCTCCGTCGCATCGACGAGCTGCCGCCCGCGGCCCGGGAGGAGCTCGTCGCCGACCTCGCCCTGGAGTCACGCGAACTGACCGACCTCGTGAACGAGCTGGTCGCCCTCGCGGCCGGGCAGTCCGACACCGAGCCCGTACGGCGGCTCGATCTCGCGGACCTTGCCGAGGATGTCGCGGTCGTTGCCCGGCGGCGGACCGGGCGGGACATCACCGTGCGGGTGAGCGGGGACACGGAGGTCGATGGGCGGCCCACCGCTCTTCAGCGGGCGATTTCCAACCTTGTGGAGAACGCGGCCAAGTTCGATCGGGACGGGAGGGCGCCGATCGAGATCGCGGTTACGGGGATGGGGGGCCGGGGTGTGGGGCTGGGTTCGGGTTTGGGTTCGGGTTCGGGTGGCGGTCGTGGGGGTGCCTTTGATTCCGGCGGTGACGTGCCCGCCGTCGGTCGTCCCGGGCCGGTTCGCGTCGAGGTTCTCGACCGTGGTCCCGGTATCGCGGATGGTGACCTGGTCCGTATCTTCGACCGGTTCTACCGGGCCGCCGATGCCCGGAGCCTGCCCGGTTCCGGGCTTGGGCTGTCCATCGTCCGTGAGGTGGCCACGGGGCATGGCGGCACGCCGTTCGCCTTTCGGCGGGATGAGGGCGGCACGGTGATC
- a CDS encoding helix-turn-helix domain-containing protein: MAAPRRDTRGIVDAAELFARVNFRRPEPPEPLRPYVEHYWLIDWDLPEPYVSHVVPHPSVHIVFQQYEGQEPSVEVAGVQFGLFTQKLEGRGRVCGVKFRPGAFRPFAPQRSVSEWTGRRTWWPEVYPDTDPATILAPDEEAARLAALDAFVHTLGPHPDPQADLATALVDRIRTDRTIRRVGDFARAEGMSVRLLQRLFAGYVGVGPKWVILRYRIHEALERAETSQPVDWAGLAADLGYADQAHLVRDFTATVGVPPTAYASGRQST, translated from the coding sequence ATGGCCGCCCCACGCCGTGACACCCGTGGCATCGTCGACGCCGCGGAACTCTTCGCGCGCGTGAACTTCCGACGCCCCGAACCCCCCGAACCCCTCCGCCCTTACGTGGAGCACTACTGGCTGATCGACTGGGACCTCCCCGAGCCGTACGTCTCCCATGTGGTCCCGCACCCCTCGGTCCACATCGTGTTCCAGCAGTACGAGGGTCAGGAGCCGTCCGTCGAGGTGGCGGGCGTCCAGTTCGGCCTGTTCACCCAGAAACTGGAGGGTCGGGGACGGGTGTGCGGCGTCAAGTTCAGGCCCGGCGCCTTCCGCCCCTTCGCCCCGCAGCGCTCGGTGTCGGAGTGGACGGGCCGGCGGACATGGTGGCCCGAGGTCTACCCGGACACGGACCCCGCCACGATCCTCGCCCCCGACGAGGAGGCCGCCCGCCTCGCCGCCCTCGACGCCTTCGTCCACACCCTCGGCCCCCACCCCGACCCCCAGGCCGATCTGGCGACGGCCCTCGTCGACCGCATCCGCACGGACCGCACGATCCGCCGCGTCGGCGACTTCGCCCGCGCCGAAGGCATGTCCGTACGACTGCTGCAGCGCCTGTTCGCCGGATACGTCGGCGTGGGCCCCAAGTGGGTCATCCTCCGCTACCGCATCCACGAGGCCCTGGAACGAGCCGAGACCTCCCAGCCGGTGGACTGGGCAGGCCTGGCCGCCGACCTCGGCTACGCCGATCAGGCCCACCTGGTACGGGACTTCACGGCGACGGTAGGCGTCCCGCCGACGGCATACGCGAGCGGCCGCCAGTCCACCTGA
- a CDS encoding NADP-dependent oxidoreductase, with amino-acid sequence MRAAVVTGFGGPDVVEIVEVAVPEPGARQVRIKVAAAALNPVDAGVRAGGFGGAGKRLGLGWDVAGTVDATGVATGWSVGDEVVALAYGTAKSLGTHADYVVVDADAVAKAPASVDVVHAATLPLNALTAAQALDALGLEAGQSLVVTGAAGAVGGYAVQLAVHRGLSVTALAREGDEELVRSLGAARFASGAVAAGSVDGVLDAALLGEAALEWVRDGGAFVGVIPGAHPASVRGVRTGAVEVAPDGARLAELAALVDEGVLTLRVAETYALDEAAKAHARLAEGGLRGRLVLQP; translated from the coding sequence GTGCGTGCAGCTGTTGTGACGGGTTTTGGTGGTCCGGATGTCGTGGAGATCGTCGAGGTGGCGGTGCCCGAGCCGGGGGCTCGGCAGGTGCGGATCAAGGTCGCGGCCGCCGCGTTGAATCCGGTCGACGCGGGGGTGCGTGCGGGCGGGTTCGGGGGCGCGGGGAAGAGGTTGGGGCTGGGGTGGGATGTGGCCGGGACCGTCGACGCGACGGGCGTGGCCACGGGGTGGAGTGTCGGCGATGAAGTGGTGGCGCTGGCTTACGGGACCGCCAAGTCCCTTGGTACGCATGCCGATTACGTCGTTGTCGACGCCGATGCCGTGGCCAAGGCGCCCGCTTCGGTCGACGTGGTGCACGCGGCGACCCTGCCGCTGAACGCGCTGACCGCCGCGCAGGCCCTGGACGCGCTGGGACTGGAGGCGGGGCAGAGCCTGGTGGTCACGGGGGCCGCGGGTGCGGTCGGTGGTTATGCCGTGCAGCTCGCCGTCCATCGTGGGCTGTCGGTGACCGCCCTTGCCCGGGAGGGCGACGAGGAGCTCGTACGGTCGCTGGGGGCGGCCCGGTTCGCGTCGGGGGCCGTGGCGGCGGGGAGCGTGGACGGGGTGCTGGACGCGGCGCTGCTCGGTGAAGCCGCCCTGGAGTGGGTGCGGGACGGCGGCGCGTTCGTAGGGGTCATTCCGGGGGCCCACCCCGCGTCCGTGCGGGGGGTGCGGACCGGCGCGGTGGAGGTCGCCCCCGACGGGGCGCGGCTCGCGGAGCTGGCGGCGCTCGTCGACGAGGGGGTGCTGACGCTTCGGGTCGCCGAGACGTACGCCCTGGACGAGGCGGCCAAGGCACACGCGCGGCTGGCGGAGGGCGGGCTGCGGGGGCGGCTGGTGCTTCAGCCTTAA
- a CDS encoding GNAT family N-acetyltransferase, translating into MNRHIRFERLHNFRDLGGYRTEDGRTVRPGRLFRADSLGKLAPGTPDWDRFSSLGIGTVVDLRYPWEIEARGRVPEHPSLTYHNQSIEHRPYDQAALAPSVAPGPYLAARYMEVAEDGTKEIRETLELIAKSAESNTPLVFHCASGKDRTGLIAALVLSLLGVPEKTIVEDFTLTERATAHLLSDWHTANPNRTLTWPAYGKAPAEVMTEFLSTLKTRHGSIQAYVTDTLGLDNTFTESLRTALLEPPLTFRGATENDLPTLVRLRDDAARWQQAHGIDQWKPGQLGERHFRTRLTEGEVWLALLGDQIAGAWELWWDDPAAWGPQPPTAAYIHRLMTDRRVAPPGTGRLMLTEAERRIAASGRPLSRLDCLSSNPRLREYYQAAGYTVVGEQSTKDGGLGSPYAVTLLEKRLA; encoded by the coding sequence GTGAACAGACACATACGCTTCGAGCGTCTGCACAACTTCCGTGACCTGGGCGGATATCGGACCGAGGACGGCAGAACGGTCCGCCCGGGCCGCCTGTTCCGAGCGGACTCGCTCGGCAAGCTGGCCCCGGGAACGCCGGACTGGGACCGCTTCTCGTCCCTCGGTATCGGCACGGTCGTGGATCTCCGCTACCCCTGGGAGATCGAGGCGCGAGGCAGGGTCCCGGAGCACCCGTCCCTCACGTACCACAACCAGAGCATCGAGCACCGCCCGTACGACCAGGCTGCGTTGGCGCCGTCCGTGGCCCCCGGCCCCTACCTCGCCGCCCGCTACATGGAAGTGGCCGAAGACGGCACGAAGGAAATCCGCGAGACGCTGGAGCTGATCGCGAAGTCGGCCGAGTCGAACACCCCCCTGGTCTTCCACTGCGCCTCGGGCAAGGACCGCACGGGCTTGATCGCAGCCCTGGTCCTGTCCCTCCTGGGAGTCCCGGAGAAGACGATCGTCGAGGACTTCACCCTCACAGAACGGGCAACGGCCCACCTCCTGTCGGACTGGCACACGGCAAACCCGAACCGCACCCTGACCTGGCCGGCCTACGGCAAGGCCCCCGCCGAGGTGATGACGGAGTTCCTCTCCACCCTGAAAACCCGCCACGGCTCGATCCAGGCCTACGTCACCGACACCCTCGGCCTGGACAACACCTTCACGGAGTCCCTCCGGACGGCCCTCCTCGAACCGCCCCTGACCTTCCGCGGAGCAACCGAGAACGACCTCCCCACCCTGGTCCGCCTACGCGACGACGCTGCCCGCTGGCAGCAGGCCCACGGCATCGACCAATGGAAGCCGGGCCAACTGGGCGAGCGCCACTTCCGCACCCGCCTGACCGAGGGCGAGGTCTGGCTCGCGCTCCTGGGCGACCAGATCGCGGGCGCCTGGGAACTCTGGTGGGACGACCCGGCGGCCTGGGGCCCCCAACCCCCCACCGCCGCCTACATCCACCGCCTGATGACCGACCGCCGGGTGGCCCCACCCGGCACGGGCCGCCTGATGCTGACGGAGGCGGAACGCCGCATCGCAGCCTCCGGCCGCCCCCTCTCCCGCCTGGACTGCCTCTCCAGCAACCCACGCCTACGGGAGTACTACCAGGCCGCGGGCTACACGGTCGTCGGCGAACAGTCCACGAAGGACGGCGGCTTGGGCAGCCCGTACGCGGTGACGCTGCTGGAGAAGCGGCTCGCGTAA
- a CDS encoding MFS transporter gives MTQTLHNAKEPNETKEESAPPSSRTRWLILGVVLAADILDLLDSTITNIAAPTIAKDLGGGTTLIQWLGASYALALGVLLVLGGRLGDKYGRRTLFLTGLAGFTAASVACGLAPSPGTLVAARLAQGAFGALVIPQGFGILGATWPRDQIGKAYSLFGPVMGLSAVGGPILAGFLIDTNIGGLGWRAMFLINIVLGGAALLAAARLLPRDTGDRTVTVDGPGSALLAATMLALLSALIESSAHGWTTTNILLLAAGATLFAAFCHRQRTAANPLIQPSLLHNRGFTSGLVLGIVFFAAVAGLLYVVSLFFQQALGRSPAGAALGLMPLSAGIVIAAIACYRLIGILGRRLVLLGLLITLAGTGYLLALVTTSGTDTGSWALVPPLLVIGLGMGTCFGSIYDVTIGDIAQSEAGSAGGSLGAVQQLANAIGAAAVTTVYFKALKPTGGGEAHATTMSLIAVAAVTLLCCPLVRLLPLKAPEDQHH, from the coding sequence GTGACGCAGACACTGCACAACGCAAAAGAACCCAACGAAACCAAAGAAGAATCCGCGCCCCCGTCGTCGCGCACCCGCTGGCTGATCCTCGGAGTCGTCCTGGCCGCCGACATCCTGGACCTCCTCGACAGCACGATCACCAACATCGCCGCCCCGACCATCGCCAAGGACCTCGGCGGCGGCACCACCCTCATCCAGTGGCTCGGCGCCTCCTACGCCCTCGCCCTCGGCGTGCTGCTGGTCCTCGGCGGACGGCTGGGCGACAAGTACGGCCGCCGCACCCTCTTCCTCACCGGCCTCGCCGGCTTCACCGCGGCCTCGGTCGCCTGCGGCCTCGCGCCGAGCCCGGGGACACTCGTCGCCGCCCGCCTCGCACAGGGCGCCTTCGGCGCGCTCGTCATCCCGCAGGGCTTCGGCATCCTCGGCGCCACCTGGCCCCGGGACCAGATCGGCAAGGCGTACAGCCTCTTCGGCCCGGTGATGGGCCTCTCGGCCGTCGGCGGCCCGATCCTCGCCGGCTTCCTCATCGACACGAACATCGGCGGCCTCGGCTGGCGCGCGATGTTCCTCATCAACATCGTCCTCGGCGGCGCCGCACTCCTCGCCGCCGCCCGCCTGCTCCCCCGCGACACCGGCGACCGCACGGTCACCGTCGACGGCCCCGGCTCAGCCCTCCTGGCCGCCACCATGCTCGCCCTGCTCTCGGCCCTCATCGAGAGCTCGGCACACGGCTGGACGACCACGAACATCCTGCTCCTCGCCGCGGGAGCAACCCTCTTCGCCGCCTTCTGCCACCGCCAGCGCACCGCGGCCAACCCGCTGATCCAGCCCTCCCTCCTCCACAACCGGGGCTTCACCTCAGGACTCGTCCTCGGCATCGTCTTCTTCGCCGCGGTCGCCGGACTCCTCTACGTCGTCTCGCTCTTCTTCCAACAGGCCCTCGGCCGCTCCCCCGCCGGCGCCGCGCTCGGCCTGATGCCCCTGTCCGCCGGCATCGTCATCGCCGCGATCGCCTGCTACCGCCTGATCGGCATACTGGGCCGCCGCCTCGTCCTCCTCGGCCTGCTCATCACCCTCGCCGGGACGGGATACCTGCTCGCCCTCGTCACCACCTCCGGTACGGACACCGGCAGTTGGGCCCTGGTCCCACCCCTGCTCGTCATCGGCCTCGGCATGGGCACCTGCTTCGGCTCGATCTACGACGTCACCATCGGCGACATCGCGCAGAGCGAGGCGGGCAGCGCCGGCGGCTCGCTCGGCGCGGTCCAGCAACTCGCCAACGCGATCGGCGCCGCGGCCGTCACCACCGTCTACTTCAAGGCACTCAAGCCGACCGGCGGCGGCGAGGCCCACGCCACCACCATGAGCCTCATCGCCGTCGCCGCGGTCACCCTCCTGTGCTGCCCCCTCGTACGCCTCCTGCCGCTGAAGGCACCGGAGGACCAACATCACTAA
- a CDS encoding LLM class flavin-dependent oxidoreductase: MQFGIFSVGDVTPDPTTGRTPSEHERIKAMVAIAQKAEEVGLDVFATGEHHNPPFVPSSPTTMLGYIAARTEKLVLSTSTTLITTNDPVKIAEDFAMLQHLADGRVDLMMGRGNTGPVYPWFGKDIRQGINLAIENYALLHRLWREDVVTWEGKFRTPLQSFTSTPRPLDGVPPFVWHGSIRSPEIAEQAAYYGDGFFHNNIFWPADHTKRMVELYRERYAHYGHGTAEQAIVGLGGQVFMRRNSQDAVKEFRPYFDNAPVYGNGPSLEDFTEQTPLTVGSPQQVIEKTLAFREYAGDYQRQLFLMDHAGLPLKTVLEQLDLLGEEVVPVLREEFAKRRPAGVPDAPTHASLVQSLGTASQEVTVV, encoded by the coding sequence ATGCAGTTCGGGATCTTCAGCGTCGGTGATGTCACACCGGACCCGACCACGGGCCGGACGCCGAGCGAGCACGAGCGCATCAAGGCCATGGTCGCCATCGCGCAGAAGGCCGAGGAGGTCGGGCTCGACGTCTTCGCGACCGGCGAGCACCACAACCCGCCGTTCGTGCCGTCGTCGCCGACCACCATGCTCGGCTACATCGCCGCGCGCACCGAGAAGCTCGTCCTGTCCACGTCCACGACCCTCATCACCACCAACGACCCGGTGAAGATCGCCGAGGACTTCGCGATGCTCCAGCATCTGGCGGACGGGCGAGTGGACCTGATGATGGGGCGCGGCAACACCGGCCCGGTCTACCCCTGGTTCGGAAAGGACATCCGCCAGGGCATCAACCTCGCCATCGAGAACTACGCGCTGCTGCACCGGCTGTGGCGCGAGGACGTGGTGACGTGGGAGGGCAAGTTCCGTACGCCGCTGCAGTCGTTCACCTCGACGCCGCGGCCGCTGGACGGCGTACCGCCGTTCGTCTGGCACGGCTCCATCCGCTCGCCGGAGATAGCCGAGCAGGCCGCGTACTACGGCGACGGCTTCTTCCACAACAACATCTTCTGGCCGGCCGACCACACCAAGCGGATGGTCGAGCTCTACCGCGAGCGGTACGCGCACTACGGGCACGGCACGGCCGAGCAGGCGATCGTGGGGCTGGGCGGCCAGGTGTTCATGCGGCGCAACTCGCAGGATGCCGTGAAGGAGTTCCGGCCGTACTTCGACAACGCCCCGGTGTATGGGAACGGGCCGTCGCTGGAGGACTTCACCGAGCAGACCCCGCTGACCGTCGGCTCGCCGCAGCAGGTGATCGAGAAGACGCTGGCCTTCCGGGAGTACGCCGGTGACTACCAGCGCCAGCTGTTCCTGATGGACCACGCGGGGCTGCCGCTGAAGACCGTCCTTGAGCAGCTCGATCTGCTGGGCGAGGAGGTCGTGCCGGTGTTGCGCGAGGAGTTCGCCAAGCGGCGTCCGGCCGGGGTGCCGGACGCGCCGACCCACGCTTCTCTTGTCCAGTCCCTCGGTACGGCTTCCCAGGAGGTGACCGTCGTATGA
- a CDS encoding YnfA family protein: MLIVRSAALFVLAALFEIGGAWLVWQGVREHRGWLWIGAGVMALGVYGFVATLQPNADFGRILAAYGGVFVAGSLAWGMVADGYRPDRWDITGALICLVGMAIIMYAPRGN; encoded by the coding sequence ATGCTGATCGTCCGCTCCGCCGCCCTCTTCGTCCTCGCCGCACTCTTCGAGATCGGCGGCGCCTGGCTGGTCTGGCAGGGCGTACGCGAACACCGCGGCTGGCTCTGGATCGGCGCGGGCGTCATGGCACTCGGCGTGTACGGCTTCGTCGCCACCCTCCAGCCGAACGCCGACTTCGGCCGCATCCTCGCCGCGTACGGCGGAGTCTTCGTGGCCGGCTCCCTCGCCTGGGGCATGGTCGCGGACGGCTACCGCCCCGACCGCTGGGACATCACCGGCGCGCTGATCTGCCTCGTGGGAATGGCCATCATCATGTACGCGCCACGCGGCAACTGA
- a CDS encoding SDR family NAD(P)-dependent oxidoreductase translates to MTAPSAPSRIAVVTGASSGIGAATARQLAAAGYRVVLTARRKDRIEALAEEINAAGHEAAAYALDVTDRAAVDEFATAFKTIGVLVNNAGGALGADPIATGDPADWRQMYETNVIGTLNITQALLPALTASGDGTVVVLSSTAGHGTYEGGGGYVAAKHAEHVLAETLRLEIVGTPVRVIEVAPGMVRTDEFALTRFGGDTDKAAKVYAGVAAPLTADDVADTITWAITRPSHVNIDLLVVRPRAQASNTKVHREL, encoded by the coding sequence ATGACCGCGCCCTCCGCCCCTTCCCGCATCGCCGTCGTCACCGGCGCGAGCAGCGGTATCGGCGCGGCGACGGCCCGGCAACTCGCCGCGGCCGGCTACCGCGTCGTGCTGACCGCCCGCCGCAAGGACCGCATCGAGGCGCTGGCAGAAGAGATCAACGCGGCGGGCCACGAGGCGGCCGCGTACGCGCTGGACGTCACGGACCGCGCGGCGGTCGACGAGTTCGCGACGGCGTTCAAGACGATCGGCGTCCTGGTCAACAACGCGGGCGGCGCGCTGGGCGCCGACCCGATCGCGACGGGCGACCCGGCCGACTGGCGCCAGATGTACGAGACGAACGTCATCGGCACGCTCAACATCACCCAGGCCCTCCTCCCCGCCCTCACCGCGAGCGGCGACGGCACGGTCGTGGTGCTCTCCTCCACCGCGGGCCACGGCACGTACGAGGGCGGCGGCGGCTACGTGGCCGCCAAGCACGCCGAGCACGTCCTCGCCGAGACGCTGCGCCTGGAGATCGTCGGCACGCCCGTCCGTGTCATCGAGGTCGCGCCCGGCATGGTCAGGACGGACGAGTTCGCGCTGACCCGCTTCGGCGGCGACACGGACAAGGCGGCGAAGGTCTACGCGGGCGTGGCGGCCCCCCTGACCGCCGACGACGTCGCGGACACCATCACCTGGGCGATCACCCGCCCCAGCCACGTCAACATCGACCTGCTGGTGGTCCGCCCGCGCGCCCAGGCGTCGAACACGAAGGTCCACCGGGAGCTGTGA
- a CDS encoding winged helix-turn-helix transcriptional regulator: MATTTAAQQRKQARIEYDAFIRSCPTNQLLDRISDKWVSLVVSALAEGSMRYSDLGRKIAGVSPKMLTQTLRSLERDGIVARTVTPSVPVRVDYELTPLGTSLSCLLSAVKDWAELHIEEVNEAREHYDTSSEAS, translated from the coding sequence ATGGCGACCACGACGGCGGCCCAACAACGCAAGCAGGCACGCATCGAGTACGACGCGTTCATCAGGAGCTGCCCCACCAACCAGCTCCTCGACCGCATCAGCGACAAGTGGGTCAGCCTGGTCGTCAGCGCGCTGGCCGAAGGGTCCATGCGTTACAGCGACCTGGGCCGCAAGATCGCGGGCGTAAGCCCCAAGATGCTGACGCAGACCCTGCGTTCACTGGAACGCGACGGCATCGTCGCCCGCACCGTCACCCCTTCCGTACCGGTCCGGGTCGACTACGAACTGACCCCCCTCGGCACCAGCCTCAGCTGCCTGCTCTCCGCTGTGAAGGACTGGGCGGAACTACACATCGAGGAGGTCAACGAAGCGCGCGAGCACTACGACACCTCCTCCGAGGCCTCCTGA
- a CDS encoding response regulator transcription factor, with amino-acid sequence MPQNVLLAEDDRAIRHALERALTLEGYEVTAVADGVEALAQTHRTPPDVLVLDVMMPGIDGLQVCRVLRAEGNRTPILMLTALVETADRIAGLDAGADDYVVKPFDVEEVFARLRALLRRTGNGNGAFDDVQASGSKEAQASNGQLTAAGLRMDIQARRAWRGQRELELTRTEFELLELLVRNAGIVLDHATIYDRIWGYDFGPGSKNLAVYVGYLRRKLDEPGGPALIHTVRGVGYVLRED; translated from the coding sequence GTGCCCCAGAACGTGCTGCTCGCCGAGGACGACCGTGCCATCCGTCACGCCCTGGAAAGGGCGCTGACACTGGAGGGCTATGAGGTGACGGCCGTCGCCGACGGAGTGGAGGCGCTGGCCCAGACCCACCGCACCCCACCGGACGTCCTCGTCCTGGACGTGATGATGCCCGGCATCGACGGCCTCCAGGTGTGCCGCGTGCTGCGCGCGGAGGGAAACCGCACCCCCATCCTGATGCTCACCGCGCTCGTCGAGACCGCGGACCGCATCGCGGGCCTGGACGCCGGCGCCGACGACTACGTGGTCAAGCCGTTCGACGTCGAGGAGGTCTTCGCCCGGCTGCGCGCCCTGCTGCGCCGCACCGGCAACGGGAACGGCGCCTTCGACGACGTACAGGCATCCGGGTCCAAGGAGGCCCAGGCGTCGAACGGGCAGCTCACCGCGGCCGGGCTGCGCATGGACATCCAGGCGCGGCGCGCGTGGCGCGGGCAGCGGGAGCTGGAGCTGACCCGGACCGAGTTCGAACTCCTCGAACTGCTCGTCCGCAACGCCGGCATCGTCCTCGACCACGCCACGATCTACGACCGGATCTGGGGCTACGACTTCGGCCCGGGATCGAAGAACCTCGCCGTGTACGTGGGCTATCTGCGGCGCAAGCTCGACGAGCCGGGGGGACCGGCACTGATCCACACCGTGCGGGGCGTGGGGTACGTATTGAGGGAGGACTGA
- a CDS encoding MarR family winged helix-turn-helix transcriptional regulator codes for MAGRERLLGELSVVSRRYMASYALFNQAVADHLGLHPTDLQCLNLLSLEDGAVTTGRIAELTGLTTGSATRLVDRLEKAGYVVRERDVVDRRRVLVATVPEKIVEFGRMWDRLGGGWYALFDGLEDDELALIIGHMRRTVDFSAEQIARLRGGEFQEASEEVS; via the coding sequence ATGGCTGGGCGGGAGCGGTTGCTTGGTGAGTTGTCTGTGGTGTCGCGTCGGTACATGGCGTCGTACGCGCTGTTCAACCAGGCCGTTGCCGATCATCTGGGGCTGCATCCGACGGATCTGCAGTGTCTGAATCTGCTCAGCCTGGAGGACGGGGCGGTGACGACCGGGCGGATCGCCGAGCTGACCGGGCTGACGACCGGGTCGGCCACGCGGCTGGTGGACCGGCTGGAGAAGGCCGGGTACGTCGTGCGGGAGCGGGACGTGGTCGACCGGCGGCGGGTGCTTGTGGCGACCGTGCCGGAGAAGATCGTCGAGTTCGGGCGGATGTGGGACCGGCTGGGGGGTGGCTGGTACGCCCTGTTCGATGGGCTTGAGGATGATGAACTCGCCCTGATCATCGGGCATATGAGGCGCACGGTCGATTTCAGTGCGGAGCAGATCGCGCGGCTGCGGGGCGGGGAGTTTCAGGAGGCCTCGGAGGAGGTGTCGTAG